One Sphaerisporangium krabiense DNA segment encodes these proteins:
- a CDS encoding TraR/DksA family transcriptional regulator, whose protein sequence is MTDTRRPSSHLSSVQLQALRQDLQEQLERRSRHLLGLRAEAQTGSGADDTWRELLVSLTAADRAIAELTQALDRITAGTYGRCTHCETVIPFDRLKIRPLARCCIDCQRRYEAA, encoded by the coding sequence ATGACCGACACCCGCAGGCCCTCGTCACACCTGAGCAGCGTGCAGTTGCAGGCGCTGCGTCAGGATCTGCAGGAGCAATTGGAGCGGCGCAGCCGTCACCTGCTCGGCCTGCGGGCCGAGGCGCAGACCGGCAGCGGGGCCGACGACACCTGGCGGGAGCTGCTCGTCTCCCTCACCGCGGCCGACCGGGCCATCGCCGAGCTCACCCAGGCCCTGGACCGGATCACCGCGGGCACGTACGGCCGCTGCACCCACTGCGAGACCGTCATCCCGTTCGACCGCCTCAAGATCCGCCCTCTGGCCCGCTGCTGCATCGACTGCCAGCGCCGCTACGAAGCCGCCTGA